A genome region from Pygocentrus nattereri isolate fPygNat1 chromosome 10, fPygNat1.pri, whole genome shotgun sequence includes the following:
- the LOC108428601 gene encoding adhesion G-protein coupled receptor F3-like isoform X2: MKSCTEFILILLGLFIKASSGENSTQVYYIEVYIEAEAYKNFMDLISTLTLDVNESVNSSATVQNISITTGYSWSEEVCQNYSQCCNQNECMFNDPNPRAMCLSINKVFVNGSFTLDESFNLSLNDPGSQQYKEFVQTYTSQLESVYSTLGWFDSLMITRLRKGSVIADFVMLLTTPFEVAQFERITTQLEKNNRATFNLTVTGITSIPQIQQPIPYNNDVSITCCKPEKLSKPMWSFQKNAQPSQNITNGTEATVISSSQHSTVYISKTTEVWKGTFTCDYKSDQSDSIRYRASLYLDIALLPQILIISDPQFPSCIGQTKLDVTVQCIITNTTENYSVNWIGREPVNNKPDPLQNGLISYQTHVANPCAESLEWVNVTCVFVNRLNQTANTTLYIPVIQKSSTVCKPDNGWPQAKANFTAVKFCDPTTVGLQKRSCTGYGLSGNWGNVISECVNRNLRDILNDVMDLQRGLGIVVNNADKIFSRLKQSTEQKSINTFPNVNESVEVLYVMQNVSKIQKSQWNDTVFPFQDFLSSSSNLLNGSLNDSWRPVGNVGNLALKYLRAVEGIIDQTNLITAPMTDMSQLQQDNVQILIYSKSDPSTPQTFSSDFGVSVTEISSNISVQTAFKNLGSKFPSTLNNIETVPSETVLSVIGDKKTKISVEYNQERLPNHEMYCVYWDDINSEWSEEGCKWGGVSKQIVCTCNHLSAFTILMAKHPIELKYMEELTYTGLGFSIVSLTLCLVIEFLVWNAVVKTNIAHFRHTVLVNIAVCLLIAHCSFLAAPGPSASPPYWCLPLTLMKHFCFLAAFFWMLCLSLGLLHQVIFVFVHLRKKVYLGLCLFLGYICPLAIVIVTFITYDNGRPGSYYSGETCWLIYEAALKGSIHAFLFPVFIIVFVNMFTMVVVISRILKSTLLEVSSHDDAKEVARSIVKTIVLLTPTVGITWILGLFVLMLDLTTTPYAQIVNYAFTFFNSFQGFFILLTGCFGEKKVRNALLKRFRQQHSVKCKSESSTGLTSPTNKT, from the exons ATGAAATCCTGTACAGAGTTTATTCTCATCTTGCTGGGATTGTTTATCAAG gCTTCTTCAGGAG AAAATTCAACACAGGTTTACTACATTGAGGTTTACATAGAAGCAGAAGCATACAAGAATTTCATGGACCTGATTAGTACCCTGACTCTGGATGTCAATGAGTCAGTAAACAGCTCAGCAACAGTACAAAACATCAGCATTACAACAG GCTACAGTTGGAGTGAGGAAGTGTGTCAGAACTACAGCCAGTGCTGCAACCAAAATGAGTGCATGTTTAATGATCCAAACCCCAGGGCTATGTGTCTCTCCATCAATAAAG TTTTTGTCAATGGATCATTTACTCTTGATGAGTCATTCAACCTTTCCCTTAACGATCCTGGAAGTCAACAATATAAAGAGTTTGTCCAGACATACACTAGTCAG TTGGAATCTGTTTACAGTACTTTGGGCTGGTTTGACTCACTGATGATCACAAGACTCAG AAAGGGCAGTGTAATTGCAGACTTTGTGATGCTACTAACTACTCCATTTGAAGTGGCTCAGTTTGAGCGAATAACAACTCAACTGGAAAAGAACAACCGTGCTACATTCAACCTCACAGTAACag GAATCACCAGTATACCACAAATCCAGCAACCAATTCCCTATAATAATGATGTCAGTATCACATGTTGTAAACCAGAGAAACTAAGTAAACCCATGTGGTCATTCCAAAAAAATGCACAACCATCACAGAACATTACAAATGGAACTGAGGCTACTGTGATTTCTAgctcacaacacagcacagtgtACATTAGTAAAACTACAGAAGTCTGGAAAG GGACATTTACATGTGACTACAAGTCTGACCAGTCTGACTCTATAAGGTATAGAGCCAGTCTGTATTTGGACATAGCACTTTTGCCCCAAATCCTTATCATCAGTGATCCCCAATTTCCAAGCTGTATAGGCCAAACCAAACTTGACGTTACAGTTCAGTGTATAATCACTAACACTACAGAGAACTATTCAGTGAACTGGATAGGACGTGAGCCTGTAAATAATAAACCAG ACCCTCTACAGAATGGACTGATCTCTTATCAAACCCATGTTGCCAACCCTTGTGCAGAATCTTTGGAATGGGTTAATGTTACATGTGTATTTGTAAACAGACTAAATCAGACAGCAAACACCACTTTGTATATTCCTGTCATTCAGA AAAGCTCAACTGTTTGCAAACCAGATAATGGATGGCCTCAGGCAAAGGctaatttcactgctgtcaagTTCTGTGACCCTACTACTGTTGGTCTACAAAAGAGAAGCTGCACAGGATATGGCCTCAGTGGAAACTGGGGGAACGTTATCTCTGAGTGTGTGAACCGAAACCTCAGggacattttaaatgatgttatG GACCTTCAAAGAGGACTTGGGATTGTTGTAAACAATGCAGACAAGATATTTAGCCGATTAAAGCAGTCAACTGAACAGAAAAGCATTAACACTTTTCCAAATGTTAATGAATCTGTGGAAGTTCTGTATGTCATGCAAAACGTATCTAAAATACAGAAGTCTCAATGGAATGATACAGTTTTCCCT TTTCAGGATTTCTTGTCATCGTCAAGCAATCTTTTGAATGGCAGTCTAAATGACAGCTGGAGGCCTGTGGGAAATGTTGGGAATTTGGCTCTTAAATATTTGAGGGCTGTAGAAGGCATCATAGATCAAACAAATCTAATAACTGCACCTATGACTGACATGTCCCAGCTCCAACAAGACAACGtacaaatattaatatatagcAAATCTGACCCTTCGACCCCACAAACATTCAGTAGTGATTTTggtgtcagtgtcactgagatCTCATCCAACATCtctgtgcaaactgcatttaAGAATCTTGGTAGCAAGTTCCCCAGTACTCTGAACAATATAGAAACTGTTCCAAGTGAAACTGTATTATCAGTCATTGGTGACAAAAAGACGAAGATCTCAGTGGAGTATAACCAAGAGAGACTCCCAAACCATGAAATGTACTGTGTGTATTGGGATGATATAAACTCTGAGTGGTCTGAAGAGGGCTGTAAATGGGGTGGTGTGTCCAAACAGATTGTCTGTACATGCAACCATTTGTCTGCATTTACAATTCTGATGGCTAAACATCCGATCGAGTTAAAGTACATGGAAGAGCTGACTTACACAGGTTTAGGTTTCTCGATCGTTTCCCTCACTCTGTGTTTAGTAATTGAGTTTTtggtgtggaatgcagtggtaaAGACAAACATTGCACACTTCAGGCACACTGTCTTAGTCAATATTGCAGTTTGTTTGTTAATAGCACACTGTAGTTTTCTCGCAGCCCCTGGTCCATCTGCAAGCCCTCCCTATTGGTGTTTGCCTCTTACTCTTATGAAGCATTTTTGCTTCCTAGCTGCATTTTTCTGGATGCTGTGCCTGAGTTTGGGGCTCCTGCACCaagtaatatttgtttttgttcactTGAGGAAAAAGGTATATCTGGgattgtgtttgtttcttgGCTATATCTGTCCTTTAGCCATTGTAATAGTCACTTTCATCACTTATGACAATGGCAGACCAGGATCATACTATTCTGGTGAAACCTGCTGGCTGATATATGAGGCTGCGTTGAAGGGGTCGATCCATGCCttcctttttcctgtttttataaTTGTGTTTGTGAACATGTTCACCATGGTTGTGGTCATCAGCAGAATCTTAAAATCCACTTTATTGGAAGTAAGCAGTCATGATGATGCAAAGGAGGTTGCACGAAGCATTGTTAAAACAATTGTTCTCCTCACCCCTACTGTTGGAATTACCTGGATTTTGGGGCTGTTTGTGCTAATGCTTGACCTCACAACAACACCTTATGCCCAAATTGTGAATTACGCCTTTACttttttcaattcatttcag GGCTTCTTCATACTCCTTACGGGATGTTTTGGAGAGAAAAAA GTTCGCAATGCACTGCTTAAGCGCTTTAGACAACAG CATTCAGTGAAGTGTAAAAGTGAGAGCTCAACAGGACTTACATCACCAACTAATAAGACATAA
- the LOC108428601 gene encoding adhesion G-protein coupled receptor F3-like isoform X1 → MKSCTEFILILLGLFIKASSGENSTQVYYIEVYIEAEAYKNFMDLISTLTLDVNESVNSSATVQNISITTECNMLTTGIVICNCNSGYSWSEEVCQNYSQCCNQNECMFNDPNPRAMCLSINKVFVNGSFTLDESFNLSLNDPGSQQYKEFVQTYTSQLESVYSTLGWFDSLMITRLRKGSVIADFVMLLTTPFEVAQFERITTQLEKNNRATFNLTVTGITSIPQIQQPIPYNNDVSITCCKPEKLSKPMWSFQKNAQPSQNITNGTEATVISSSQHSTVYISKTTEVWKGTFTCDYKSDQSDSIRYRASLYLDIALLPQILIISDPQFPSCIGQTKLDVTVQCIITNTTENYSVNWIGREPVNNKPDPLQNGLISYQTHVANPCAESLEWVNVTCVFVNRLNQTANTTLYIPVIQKSSTVCKPDNGWPQAKANFTAVKFCDPTTVGLQKRSCTGYGLSGNWGNVISECVNRNLRDILNDVMDLQRGLGIVVNNADKIFSRLKQSTEQKSINTFPNVNESVEVLYVMQNVSKIQKSQWNDTVFPFQDFLSSSSNLLNGSLNDSWRPVGNVGNLALKYLRAVEGIIDQTNLITAPMTDMSQLQQDNVQILIYSKSDPSTPQTFSSDFGVSVTEISSNISVQTAFKNLGSKFPSTLNNIETVPSETVLSVIGDKKTKISVEYNQERLPNHEMYCVYWDDINSEWSEEGCKWGGVSKQIVCTCNHLSAFTILMAKHPIELKYMEELTYTGLGFSIVSLTLCLVIEFLVWNAVVKTNIAHFRHTVLVNIAVCLLIAHCSFLAAPGPSASPPYWCLPLTLMKHFCFLAAFFWMLCLSLGLLHQVIFVFVHLRKKVYLGLCLFLGYICPLAIVIVTFITYDNGRPGSYYSGETCWLIYEAALKGSIHAFLFPVFIIVFVNMFTMVVVISRILKSTLLEVSSHDDAKEVARSIVKTIVLLTPTVGITWILGLFVLMLDLTTTPYAQIVNYAFTFFNSFQGFFILLTGCFGEKKVRNALLKRFRQQHSVKCKSESSTGLTSPTNKT, encoded by the exons ATGAAATCCTGTACAGAGTTTATTCTCATCTTGCTGGGATTGTTTATCAAG gCTTCTTCAGGAG AAAATTCAACACAGGTTTACTACATTGAGGTTTACATAGAAGCAGAAGCATACAAGAATTTCATGGACCTGATTAGTACCCTGACTCTGGATGTCAATGAGTCAGTAAACAGCTCAGCAACAGTACAAAACATCAGCATTACAACAG AATGCAACATGCTGACCACAGGAATTGTGATCTGTAACTGCAATTCAGGCTACAGTTGGAGTGAGGAAGTGTGTCAGAACTACAGCCAGTGCTGCAACCAAAATGAGTGCATGTTTAATGATCCAAACCCCAGGGCTATGTGTCTCTCCATCAATAAAG TTTTTGTCAATGGATCATTTACTCTTGATGAGTCATTCAACCTTTCCCTTAACGATCCTGGAAGTCAACAATATAAAGAGTTTGTCCAGACATACACTAGTCAG TTGGAATCTGTTTACAGTACTTTGGGCTGGTTTGACTCACTGATGATCACAAGACTCAG AAAGGGCAGTGTAATTGCAGACTTTGTGATGCTACTAACTACTCCATTTGAAGTGGCTCAGTTTGAGCGAATAACAACTCAACTGGAAAAGAACAACCGTGCTACATTCAACCTCACAGTAACag GAATCACCAGTATACCACAAATCCAGCAACCAATTCCCTATAATAATGATGTCAGTATCACATGTTGTAAACCAGAGAAACTAAGTAAACCCATGTGGTCATTCCAAAAAAATGCACAACCATCACAGAACATTACAAATGGAACTGAGGCTACTGTGATTTCTAgctcacaacacagcacagtgtACATTAGTAAAACTACAGAAGTCTGGAAAG GGACATTTACATGTGACTACAAGTCTGACCAGTCTGACTCTATAAGGTATAGAGCCAGTCTGTATTTGGACATAGCACTTTTGCCCCAAATCCTTATCATCAGTGATCCCCAATTTCCAAGCTGTATAGGCCAAACCAAACTTGACGTTACAGTTCAGTGTATAATCACTAACACTACAGAGAACTATTCAGTGAACTGGATAGGACGTGAGCCTGTAAATAATAAACCAG ACCCTCTACAGAATGGACTGATCTCTTATCAAACCCATGTTGCCAACCCTTGTGCAGAATCTTTGGAATGGGTTAATGTTACATGTGTATTTGTAAACAGACTAAATCAGACAGCAAACACCACTTTGTATATTCCTGTCATTCAGA AAAGCTCAACTGTTTGCAAACCAGATAATGGATGGCCTCAGGCAAAGGctaatttcactgctgtcaagTTCTGTGACCCTACTACTGTTGGTCTACAAAAGAGAAGCTGCACAGGATATGGCCTCAGTGGAAACTGGGGGAACGTTATCTCTGAGTGTGTGAACCGAAACCTCAGggacattttaaatgatgttatG GACCTTCAAAGAGGACTTGGGATTGTTGTAAACAATGCAGACAAGATATTTAGCCGATTAAAGCAGTCAACTGAACAGAAAAGCATTAACACTTTTCCAAATGTTAATGAATCTGTGGAAGTTCTGTATGTCATGCAAAACGTATCTAAAATACAGAAGTCTCAATGGAATGATACAGTTTTCCCT TTTCAGGATTTCTTGTCATCGTCAAGCAATCTTTTGAATGGCAGTCTAAATGACAGCTGGAGGCCTGTGGGAAATGTTGGGAATTTGGCTCTTAAATATTTGAGGGCTGTAGAAGGCATCATAGATCAAACAAATCTAATAACTGCACCTATGACTGACATGTCCCAGCTCCAACAAGACAACGtacaaatattaatatatagcAAATCTGACCCTTCGACCCCACAAACATTCAGTAGTGATTTTggtgtcagtgtcactgagatCTCATCCAACATCtctgtgcaaactgcatttaAGAATCTTGGTAGCAAGTTCCCCAGTACTCTGAACAATATAGAAACTGTTCCAAGTGAAACTGTATTATCAGTCATTGGTGACAAAAAGACGAAGATCTCAGTGGAGTATAACCAAGAGAGACTCCCAAACCATGAAATGTACTGTGTGTATTGGGATGATATAAACTCTGAGTGGTCTGAAGAGGGCTGTAAATGGGGTGGTGTGTCCAAACAGATTGTCTGTACATGCAACCATTTGTCTGCATTTACAATTCTGATGGCTAAACATCCGATCGAGTTAAAGTACATGGAAGAGCTGACTTACACAGGTTTAGGTTTCTCGATCGTTTCCCTCACTCTGTGTTTAGTAATTGAGTTTTtggtgtggaatgcagtggtaaAGACAAACATTGCACACTTCAGGCACACTGTCTTAGTCAATATTGCAGTTTGTTTGTTAATAGCACACTGTAGTTTTCTCGCAGCCCCTGGTCCATCTGCAAGCCCTCCCTATTGGTGTTTGCCTCTTACTCTTATGAAGCATTTTTGCTTCCTAGCTGCATTTTTCTGGATGCTGTGCCTGAGTTTGGGGCTCCTGCACCaagtaatatttgtttttgttcactTGAGGAAAAAGGTATATCTGGgattgtgtttgtttcttgGCTATATCTGTCCTTTAGCCATTGTAATAGTCACTTTCATCACTTATGACAATGGCAGACCAGGATCATACTATTCTGGTGAAACCTGCTGGCTGATATATGAGGCTGCGTTGAAGGGGTCGATCCATGCCttcctttttcctgtttttataaTTGTGTTTGTGAACATGTTCACCATGGTTGTGGTCATCAGCAGAATCTTAAAATCCACTTTATTGGAAGTAAGCAGTCATGATGATGCAAAGGAGGTTGCACGAAGCATTGTTAAAACAATTGTTCTCCTCACCCCTACTGTTGGAATTACCTGGATTTTGGGGCTGTTTGTGCTAATGCTTGACCTCACAACAACACCTTATGCCCAAATTGTGAATTACGCCTTTACttttttcaattcatttcag GGCTTCTTCATACTCCTTACGGGATGTTTTGGAGAGAAAAAA GTTCGCAATGCACTGCTTAAGCGCTTTAGACAACAG CATTCAGTGAAGTGTAAAAGTGAGAGCTCAACAGGACTTACATCACCAACTAATAAGACATAA